From the Halorhabdus utahensis DSM 12940 genome, one window contains:
- the moaC gene encoding cyclic pyranopterin monophosphate synthase MoaC — protein MGEEFTHVDDGAADMVDISDKPASKRRAVATGAIELSDSTIEAIREDEIGKGNVLATARVGAIQAVKHTWETIPLCHQIPITNVTTDFTVGEDAVQLRVTVETIGQTGCEMEALEGVTTGLNVVWDMVKAAEKDDDGSYPETAIRDATVVEKTVQQASESE, from the coding sequence ATGGGAGAGGAGTTTACGCACGTCGATGATGGCGCGGCTGATATGGTGGACATCAGTGACAAGCCGGCGTCGAAGCGTCGGGCGGTCGCCACGGGAGCGATTGAGCTCAGTGACTCGACCATCGAGGCGATCCGCGAAGACGAGATCGGAAAGGGAAACGTTCTCGCGACCGCACGCGTCGGGGCGATCCAGGCCGTCAAACACACCTGGGAGACAATCCCGCTGTGCCACCAGATTCCGATCACGAACGTGACAACGGACTTCACTGTCGGCGAGGACGCGGTACAACTCCGGGTAACTGTCGAGACGATCGGGCAGACTGGGTGTGAGATGGAGGCCCTAGAGGGCGTCACCACGGGTCTGAACGTCGTCTGGGATATGGTCAAGGCCGCTGAAAAGGACGACGACGGATCCTATCCTGAGACGGCGATCCGAGACGCAACCGTTGTCGAAAAGACAGTCCAACAAGCAAGTGAGTCAGAGTAA
- a CDS encoding helix-turn-helix domain-containing protein encodes MEGIRAKLVIEEPPQCDVAAVSRDCGPVASVSRSAVPDEDGRVHDEFTVREGDCPDTLGDATAIFQDDRRTIYRLARSRGQGCACECIEREGCTVRDVQVVDGTLFVTVLAADLDGIRAIVSTLRESRDGVQVGTLVRAPPESESGPLWVTDPGELTARQREVLETAYEMGYFEYPRNATAEAVATELDVATPTFTEHLAAAQRNLLEGFLDGSDNQSDTTIQSSHGQ; translated from the coding sequence ATGGAGGGTATTCGGGCGAAACTCGTCATCGAGGAACCACCCCAGTGTGACGTCGCGGCTGTGTCCCGGGACTGTGGACCAGTGGCATCGGTGTCACGGAGCGCCGTCCCGGACGAGGATGGGCGGGTCCACGACGAGTTCACTGTCCGCGAGGGCGATTGTCCGGACACGCTGGGTGACGCCACAGCGATCTTTCAGGATGATCGCCGGACGATCTATCGGCTGGCGCGATCCCGTGGCCAGGGCTGTGCTTGTGAATGTATCGAGCGAGAAGGCTGTACCGTTCGAGACGTACAGGTCGTCGACGGAACGCTGTTCGTGACCGTCCTTGCCGCCGATCTCGATGGCATCAGAGCCATTGTCTCAACACTTCGAGAATCCCGTGATGGCGTCCAGGTAGGAACACTCGTCCGAGCCCCGCCGGAGAGCGAATCGGGGCCGCTGTGGGTCACTGATCCTGGCGAATTGACGGCCCGCCAACGGGAAGTCTTAGAGACTGCATACGAAATGGGTTACTTCGAATATCCACGGAACGCCACTGCTGAAGCGGTCGCAACGGAACTTGACGTCGCGACGCCGACGTTCACCGAACATCTGGCGGCCGCCCAGCGCAATCTCCTGGAAGGGTTCCTGGACGGGTCAGATAACCAGTCCGACACGACCATCCAATCAAGTCACGGACAATAA
- a CDS encoding QcrA and Rieske domain-containing protein has protein sequence MSDECPCDHDGEASGPVRPSLFDDDRAELQRRDIAKLLATAGGLTGLASLAAPLAGLQQVFQRTYTGPIYGESIPLVDGEGNRITPDRLEEGEQLTVFPEPRPGIGDAPTLLVRFPETEYGGGTELAYTVDGYAAYSKICTHAGCTVSDREGETLVCPCHYGKFDPTNGAAVTGGPPPRPLPQLPITLASEGHLIATGDFDGHVGAGGE, from the coding sequence GTGAGTGACGAGTGCCCCTGCGACCACGACGGTGAGGCCTCCGGTCCCGTCCGACCCAGCCTCTTCGATGACGACCGGGCCGAACTCCAGCGGCGTGACATCGCCAAGCTCCTGGCGACTGCGGGCGGACTCACCGGCCTGGCCAGCCTCGCTGCACCGCTTGCCGGCCTTCAGCAGGTCTTTCAGCGTACCTATACGGGGCCGATCTACGGCGAGAGCATCCCGCTGGTCGACGGCGAGGGCAACCGGATCACGCCGGATCGCCTCGAGGAGGGCGAGCAACTGACGGTGTTCCCCGAGCCCCGACCGGGCATCGGGGACGCGCCGACGCTGCTCGTTCGCTTTCCCGAGACGGAGTACGGTGGTGGGACCGAACTCGCCTACACCGTCGATGGCTACGCCGCGTATTCGAAGATCTGTACGCACGCGGGCTGTACGGTGTCCGACCGGGAGGGGGAGACGCTCGTCTGTCCGTGTCACTACGGGAAGTTCGACCCCACGAACGGCGCCGCCGTCACGGGCGGGCCCCCGCCCCGGCCGCTTCCACAACTCCCGATCACGCTCGCGAGTGAGGGCCATCTGATCGCGACGGGCGACTTCGACGGCCACGTCGGCGCGGGGGGTGAGTGA
- a CDS encoding cytochrome b translates to MSRSQRVYAWFDDRLDLDEAEQFMGKAFPAEDSFLLGEVALFSFVMLVLTGIFLGFFYEPSTTEMTYEGSVAQFQGESLPAAFGSVLQLTYDVPFGMFIRRFHHWAAHLFVASIGLHMLRVFFHGAYRNPREINWVVGTTLAILAMGAAYTGYALPFDEFASTATGIGYNIAGSIPILGDPIAAIVFGGDFPSSATIPRLYFLHVFVIPILIAGGLALHMGLLVRQKHTEAQREDDVKPVDSGTAEAAADRNRETVDREDDSVVVGLPAFPNQTAVSAVVFFLTLATLSALAGFLPVHNIAEYGPNNPAGTPALIMPDWFFMWLYGFLKVLPSSLGFHLGPIEISAEFLGGVALPSLVFLAVFAWPFIDRRRDSVHFTADPFERPVQTGVGVAGVVFVMIASIAGMNNLLAEALGTTTGAVNLPLLLAMIVGPIAAFGVVHRAISRERTTADTAAQPDGDDRTEPPEVTDDE, encoded by the coding sequence ATGTCGCGAAGTCAGCGCGTCTACGCGTGGTTCGACGATCGTCTCGATCTGGACGAGGCCGAGCAGTTCATGGGGAAGGCCTTCCCGGCGGAGGACTCGTTCCTGCTCGGTGAGGTTGCGCTGTTCTCGTTCGTCATGCTCGTCCTCACCGGCATCTTCCTCGGGTTCTTCTATGAGCCCTCGACCACGGAGATGACCTACGAGGGCAGTGTCGCCCAGTTTCAGGGCGAGTCCTTGCCGGCGGCGTTCGGAAGCGTTCTCCAGCTGACCTACGACGTGCCCTTCGGCATGTTCATCCGCCGGTTCCACCACTGGGCGGCCCACCTGTTCGTCGCCTCGATCGGCCTGCATATGCTGCGGGTGTTCTTCCACGGGGCCTACCGCAACCCGCGTGAGATCAACTGGGTCGTCGGGACGACGCTCGCGATCCTCGCGATGGGTGCGGCATACACCGGCTACGCGCTGCCCTTCGACGAGTTCGCCTCGACGGCGACCGGGATCGGCTACAACATCGCCGGCTCGATCCCGATCCTCGGCGACCCGATCGCCGCCATCGTCTTCGGCGGGGACTTCCCTTCCAGCGCGACCATCCCCCGCCTCTATTTCCTGCACGTCTTTGTCATCCCCATCCTGATCGCCGGTGGCCTGGCGCTCCACATGGGACTGCTCGTCCGACAGAAACACACGGAGGCACAGCGGGAGGACGACGTCAAACCGGTCGATTCGGGAACCGCCGAAGCCGCCGCCGACCGCAACCGCGAGACCGTCGATCGTGAGGACGACAGCGTCGTCGTCGGGCTGCCGGCGTTCCCCAACCAGACGGCAGTCAGCGCCGTCGTCTTCTTCCTCACGCTGGCGACGCTGTCGGCGCTGGCAGGGTTCCTGCCCGTCCACAACATCGCCGAGTACGGCCCGAACAACCCTGCGGGCACGCCCGCGCTAATCATGCCCGACTGGTTTTTCATGTGGCTGTATGGGTTCCTGAAAGTCCTTCCGTCGTCGCTGGGCTTTCACCTCGGGCCGATCGAGATCAGCGCCGAGTTCCTCGGTGGGGTCGCCCTGCCGTCGCTGGTCTTCCTGGCCGTCTTCGCCTGGCCCTTTATCGACCGACGACGGGATAGCGTCCACTTCACGGCCGATCCCTTCGAGCGCCCAGTCCAGACCGGGGTCGGCGTCGCCGGCGTCGTCTTCGTCATGATCGCCTCGATCGCCGGCATGAACAACCTGCTGGCCGAGGCGCTGGGGACGACGACCGGGGCCGTCAATCTGCCACTGTTGCTCGCGATGATTGTCGGTCCGATCGCGGCCTTCGGGGTCGTCCATCGGGCGATCAGCCGCGAGCGGACGACGGCCGATACCGCGGCGCAACCGGACGGGGACGACAGGACTGAGCCACCGGAGGTGACCGACGATGAGTGA
- a CDS encoding nitrate reductase subunit alpha yields MSDPTQSDDSTDGVSRRDFLLGAGAAGVVGATGLTVADRALDGLETVDDPIGNYPYRDWEDFYREEWDWDSVARSTHSVNCTGSCSWDVYVKNGQVWREQQANDYPTFDESLPDPNPRGCQKGACYNDYVDAEQRVQYPMRRTGERGAGEWERISWDEALTEIAEHVIEEIQNGRYDAISGFTPIPAMSPVSFASGTRLVNLLGGVSHSFYDWYSDLPPGQPITWGHQTDNAESADWHNAEYIIAWGSNINVTRIPDAKYFLDAGYEGAKRVGVFSDYSQTAIHTDEWIAPDPGTDTALALGMARTIVEEELYDEAHLKEQSDMPLLVRNDTGKFLRASEVPGLSVAADEPEKVMVMQDGEGNLRAAPGSLGEREAKYDDSLSIELDFDPQLAVEDTVGTTDGEVAVTSVWNNLREELANYTPEYVADETGVGKETHQKIAREFADVDRGKIIHGKGVNDWYHNDLGNRAIQLLVTLTGHIGRNGTGVDHYVGQEKIWTFNGWKTLSFPTGSVRGVPTTLWTYYHAGILENTDAETRRKIEEAVEKDWMPVYPEERGDGTRPDPSTMFVWRGNFFNQAKGNVAVEEVLWDKLDLVVDINFRLDSTALYADIVLPAASHYEKHDLNMTDMHTYVHPFTPAVEPLGESKSDWQIFRELAAKIQEIARDRDIDPIDDRKFDRQIDLQSVHDDYVRDWVSDEDGALEEDRAACEAILEHSTETNPDDGGEITFADTVDQPQRFEAAGDHWTSDIEDGTAYAPWKDFVQDKEPWPTLTGRQQYYIDHDWFLDVDEQLPTHKRPVETNDQSEYPLRYNTPHGRWSIHSTWRDSEKMLQLNRGEPVVFIHPEDAKHRGIEDGDTVEIYNDLATIEANAKLYPASEPGTVRHYFAWERYQYPSRNNFNSLIPMYMKPTQLVQYPEDSGEHLHFFPNFWGPTGVNSDVRCDIRPKEGGDD; encoded by the coding sequence ATGAGTGATCCAACCCAATCCGACGACAGTACAGACGGCGTCTCACGTCGCGACTTCCTGCTGGGTGCCGGCGCGGCCGGCGTGGTCGGCGCGACCGGCCTGACCGTCGCCGATCGCGCCCTCGACGGGCTCGAAACCGTCGACGATCCGATCGGCAATTATCCCTACCGCGACTGGGAGGACTTCTACCGTGAGGAGTGGGACTGGGATTCGGTCGCCCGGTCGACGCACTCGGTCAACTGCACCGGCTCCTGTTCGTGGGACGTCTACGTCAAGAACGGCCAGGTCTGGCGCGAACAACAGGCCAACGACTACCCGACCTTCGACGAGAGTCTCCCCGATCCCAACCCCCGGGGCTGCCAGAAGGGGGCCTGTTACAACGACTACGTCGACGCCGAACAGCGTGTCCAGTACCCGATGCGTCGCACCGGCGAGCGCGGGGCCGGCGAGTGGGAGCGCATCTCCTGGGACGAGGCGCTGACCGAGATCGCCGAGCACGTCATCGAGGAGATCCAGAACGGCCGCTACGACGCGATTTCCGGGTTCACGCCGATCCCCGCGATGAGTCCCGTGAGCTTCGCCTCGGGGACGCGGCTGGTCAACCTGCTCGGCGGCGTCTCTCACTCCTTCTACGACTGGTATTCGGACCTCCCGCCGGGCCAGCCGATCACCTGGGGCCATCAGACCGACAACGCCGAGAGCGCCGACTGGCACAACGCCGAGTACATCATCGCGTGGGGGTCAAACATCAACGTCACGCGCATCCCCGACGCGAAGTACTTCCTCGACGCGGGCTACGAGGGCGCAAAGCGGGTCGGCGTCTTCTCCGATTACTCCCAGACCGCCATCCACACCGACGAGTGGATCGCGCCTGATCCCGGTACCGACACCGCGCTGGCGCTTGGGATGGCCCGCACCATCGTCGAGGAGGAGCTCTACGACGAGGCACACCTCAAGGAACAGTCCGACATGCCACTGCTCGTTCGGAACGATACGGGCAAGTTCCTCCGGGCGAGCGAGGTCCCCGGCCTCTCGGTTGCAGCCGACGAACCCGAGAAGGTCATGGTCATGCAGGACGGGGAGGGCAACCTGCGTGCTGCGCCGGGGTCGCTCGGTGAACGCGAGGCCAAGTACGACGACTCCTTGTCGATCGAACTCGATTTCGACCCGCAACTGGCCGTCGAGGACACCGTCGGGACGACCGACGGCGAGGTGGCCGTCACGTCGGTCTGGAACAACCTCCGGGAGGAACTGGCCAACTACACGCCCGAGTACGTCGCCGACGAGACCGGCGTCGGGAAGGAGACTCACCAGAAGATCGCCCGGGAGTTCGCCGACGTCGACCGCGGGAAGATCATCCACGGCAAGGGCGTCAACGACTGGTATCACAACGACCTGGGCAACCGTGCGATCCAGTTGCTCGTCACGTTGACGGGCCACATCGGGCGGAACGGCACCGGCGTCGACCACTACGTCGGCCAGGAGAAGATCTGGACGTTCAACGGCTGGAAGACCCTCTCGTTCCCGACCGGTTCCGTCCGGGGCGTCCCGACGACGTTGTGGACCTACTACCACGCGGGCATCCTGGAGAACACCGACGCGGAGACCCGCCGGAAGATCGAGGAGGCCGTCGAGAAGGACTGGATGCCCGTCTACCCCGAGGAGCGCGGGGACGGCACCCGACCCGATCCCTCGACGATGTTCGTCTGGCGGGGCAACTTCTTCAACCAGGCGAAGGGCAACGTCGCCGTCGAGGAGGTCCTCTGGGACAAACTCGACCTCGTCGTGGACATCAACTTCCGGCTGGACTCGACAGCGCTGTACGCCGACATCGTCCTGCCGGCCGCGAGCCACTACGAGAAACACGACCTCAACATGACGGACATGCACACCTACGTGCATCCGTTTACGCCCGCGGTCGAACCGCTGGGTGAGTCCAAGTCCGACTGGCAGATCTTCCGGGAACTCGCGGCGAAGATCCAGGAAATCGCCCGCGATCGGGACATCGACCCGATCGACGACCGGAAGTTCGACCGCCAGATCGACCTCCAGTCGGTCCACGACGACTACGTCCGGGACTGGGTGAGCGACGAAGACGGTGCCCTGGAAGAGGACCGGGCGGCCTGCGAGGCCATCCTCGAACACTCCACGGAGACCAATCCGGACGACGGCGGCGAGATCACCTTCGCCGACACCGTCGACCAGCCCCAGCGCTTCGAGGCCGCGGGCGACCACTGGACCTCCGACATCGAGGACGGCACGGCCTACGCGCCCTGGAAGGACTTCGTCCAGGACAAGGAGCCCTGGCCAACCCTGACGGGTCGCCAGCAGTACTACATCGATCACGACTGGTTCCTCGATGTCGACGAGCAACTCCCGACGCACAAGCGCCCGGTCGAGACCAACGATCAGAGCGAGTACCCCCTGCGGTACAACACGCCCCACGGTCGGTGGTCGATCCACTCGACGTGGCGCGACAGCGAAAAAATGTTGCAGTTGAACCGGGGTGAGCCGGTGGTCTTCATTCACCCCGAGGACGCAAAGCACCGCGGGATCGAGGACGGCGACACGGTCGAGATCTACAACGACCTGGCGACGATCGAGGCCAACGCCAAGCTCTACCCGGCCAGCGAACCCGGGACCGTCCGGCATTACTTCGCCTGGGAGCGCTACCAGTACCCCAGCCGGAACAACTTCAACTCGCTGATCCCGATGTACATGAAACCCACCCAGCTCGTCCAGTACCCCGAAGACTCGGGCGAGCACCTCCATTTCTTCCCGAACTTCTGGGGCCCGACCGGGGTCAACAGCGACGTCCGCTGTGATATTAGGCCGAAAGAAGGGGGTGACGACTGA
- the narH gene encoding nitrate reductase subunit beta, translating into MAHDDVDIAEGVDHQVAMVMDLNKCIGCQTCTVACETLWTEREGTEYMYWNNVETRPGSGYPRDWEEKGGGWESAEHNQRSVGEIPSQQDYGENWEFDHEGILKEGEDKALEPENVDPEWGPNWDEDQGAGEHPNNYYFYMPRICNHCTHPSCVEACPRKAIYKREEDGIVLVDQERCRGYRYCVEGCPYKKVYYNAVTKRSEKCVFCYPRIEGEGPDDEVHPPACADQCTTQLRLVGYLDDRDGPIYKLVEQYEVALPLHPEYQTTPNVYYIPPFAPSQHSEDGETVDVDRIPRSYLEELFGEQVNDALDTIERERAKVERGGHSELMEILQDKNPAQQYRLEVFDDA; encoded by the coding sequence ATGGCCCACGACGATGTCGACATCGCGGAGGGTGTCGACCACCAGGTCGCGATGGTGATGGACCTCAACAAGTGTATCGGGTGTCAGACCTGTACGGTCGCCTGCGAGACACTCTGGACCGAGCGGGAGGGCACCGAGTACATGTACTGGAACAACGTCGAGACCCGCCCCGGATCGGGCTATCCCCGCGACTGGGAGGAGAAAGGCGGCGGCTGGGAGTCCGCGGAGCACAACCAGCGCTCCGTCGGGGAGATTCCCTCCCAGCAGGATTACGGCGAGAACTGGGAATTCGATCACGAGGGCATCCTCAAGGAGGGCGAAGACAAGGCCCTCGAACCCGAGAACGTCGATCCCGAGTGGGGGCCCAACTGGGACGAGGACCAGGGTGCCGGCGAGCACCCCAACAACTACTACTTCTACATGCCCCGGATCTGCAACCACTGCACCCACCCCTCCTGTGTGGAGGCCTGCCCCCGCAAGGCCATTTACAAGCGTGAGGAAGACGGCATCGTTCTCGTCGATCAGGAGCGCTGTCGGGGCTACCGCTACTGCGTCGAGGGCTGTCCCTACAAGAAGGTCTACTACAACGCCGTCACGAAGCGCTCCGAGAAGTGCGTCTTCTGTTACCCGCGAATTGAGGGCGAAGGCCCCGACGACGAGGTCCACCCGCCGGCCTGCGCGGATCAGTGTACCACGCAACTCCGTCTGGTGGGCTATCTCGACGACCGGGACGGCCCGATCTACAAGCTCGTCGAGCAATACGAGGTCGCCCTGCCCCTGCATCCGGAGTACCAGACGACGCCGAACGTCTACTACATCCCGCCGTTCGCCCCGTCCCAGCATAGCGAGGACGGCGAGACCGTCGACGTGGATCGGATCCCGCGATCGTACCTCGAAGAGCTGTTCGGCGAGCAGGTCAACGATGCGCTGGACACGATCGAACGTGAACGCGCGAAGGTCGAACGCGGCGGTCACAGCGAACTGATGGAGATCCTTCAGGACAAGAATCCCGCCCAGCAGTACCGCCTAGAGGTGTTCGACGATGCGTGA
- a CDS encoding ethylbenzene dehydrogenase-related protein yields MTDITHGKRPLLVAGLLAGLLVASAALAPLIADARPAREIPVENVDQSLSDPGAEGWSDVPAATIPLASAPSGVPNADDTTVREVEVAAATTAEQLFVRLRWADRSADRSAGTPRAFADMAAIQFPVNATTQPAIAMGSASNLVNVWQWSAAGNSQELLAGGPGTTTVFEQPEMSTAATRSTVGDGEGWSVVFARDLNATVQNRTQLAADADISVALGVWDGQNSERAGQKAVSEWYYFPFGPEDGGAPFQTILWAVAAGAIALVIAVTALSVRQARQEGESG; encoded by the coding sequence ATGACTGACATCACCCACGGCAAGCGTCCGCTACTGGTCGCCGGCCTGCTCGCCGGGTTGCTCGTCGCGAGCGCCGCGCTCGCGCCGCTGATCGCCGATGCACGGCCAGCCCGGGAGATCCCCGTCGAGAACGTCGATCAGTCGCTTTCCGATCCCGGTGCCGAGGGCTGGAGTGACGTCCCGGCGGCGACGATCCCGCTGGCGAGTGCACCCAGTGGCGTCCCGAACGCCGACGACACGACAGTTCGGGAAGTCGAAGTGGCGGCGGCCACAACGGCCGAGCAGTTGTTCGTCAGGCTGCGATGGGCCGATCGGAGCGCCGATCGATCGGCAGGCACGCCACGCGCGTTCGCCGACATGGCGGCGATCCAGTTCCCCGTCAACGCGACGACTCAGCCCGCGATCGCGATGGGCAGCGCGAGCAACCTGGTGAATGTCTGGCAGTGGTCGGCCGCGGGCAACTCCCAGGAACTGCTTGCCGGCGGGCCCGGGACGACGACAGTTTTCGAGCAGCCCGAGATGAGCACTGCTGCGACCCGAAGCACAGTCGGGGACGGGGAGGGATGGAGCGTCGTGTTCGCCCGCGATTTGAACGCGACCGTCCAGAACCGAACGCAGCTGGCTGCTGATGCCGATATCAGCGTCGCCCTCGGGGTCTGGGACGGACAGAACAGCGAACGGGCCGGACAGAAGGCTGTCAGCGAGTGGTACTACTTCCCGTTCGGGCCCGAGGACGGCGGCGCGCCGTTCCAGACGATCCTCTGGGCCGTCGCCGCCGGCGCGATCGCACTCGTGATTGCGGTCACGGCACTCAGCGTCCGGCAGGCCCGTCAGGAGGGCGAGTCAGGATGA
- a CDS encoding molecular chaperone TorD family protein translates to MTATDTGGTDQRDAQLKAGDVATDPAARGVLYQTLARAFAHPTEAFHAALGAGRIGSGIRDAITQTRLDVTVPDLSPAEDYQDLSARYNHVFALGMTATTDRTDGSVEKEGPAVSLYESSHRDDATWETINVDLARAYEYYDLSVDTDERDHHDNLGLQLEFAGYLARREALGEDDAAAARRDLLDRHLTVFTSSLREELVELDTAGVYTELATLLERVVAADHADLTDRLGAVPSADEREVNW, encoded by the coding sequence ATGACCGCGACAGATACCGGCGGGACGGACCAGCGTGACGCCCAGCTCAAGGCGGGAGACGTTGCAACTGATCCCGCCGCCCGTGGCGTTCTCTATCAGACGCTGGCTCGGGCCTTCGCGCATCCGACGGAAGCGTTCCATGCCGCACTGGGTGCGGGCCGAATCGGTAGCGGGATACGGGACGCTATCACCCAAACACGATTGGACGTCACCGTGCCGGACCTCTCCCCAGCGGAGGACTATCAGGATCTCAGCGCACGCTACAATCACGTGTTCGCCCTCGGGATGACTGCGACCACCGACCGGACGGACGGGTCAGTCGAGAAAGAAGGGCCGGCAGTCTCGCTGTACGAGTCGAGTCATCGGGACGATGCGACCTGGGAGACGATCAACGTTGACCTGGCACGGGCATACGAATACTACGATCTCTCGGTCGATACGGACGAACGCGATCACCACGACAACCTCGGTCTGCAACTGGAGTTCGCCGGCTACCTCGCCCGCCGGGAGGCGCTCGGCGAGGACGACGCCGCGGCCGCCCGCCGGGATCTCCTGGATCGGCATTTGACCGTCTTTACGTCGTCGCTACGTGAGGAACTGGTCGAGTTGGACACCGCCGGGGTCTATACCGAATTGGCGACGCTCCTGGAGCGCGTCGTCGCGGCCGACCACGCGGACCTCACGGACCGTCTCGGCGCTGTTCCGTCGGCGGATGAACGCGAGGTGAACTGGTGA
- a CDS encoding HEAT repeat domain-containing protein, whose product MPERDGDHRSPQADDLAEREGNHPEVTTSRADVTLGQASEADFAAADTDPVADESECALLDRLDADAATERQRAALALAGRDPGEAAIDALADRTRDDPEATVRQFAVEALGELAESMPEAVRSATEDPDPWVRAEAIVALDHLDREGHADRIVDALDDEHHAVRRNAVISLWKGRGEDVLPELLGLVDDESDRVREWVAELLGRIGHPDAEDALTQLRADDESIVAKTAANALDGGDSIPGPPGGTAPDGTDPSGTRDRSPQL is encoded by the coding sequence ATGCCTGAGCGCGACGGCGATCACCGGTCACCGCAGGCCGACGATCTGGCCGAGAGGGAGGGCAACCATCCCGAAGTGACCACCAGCAGGGCGGACGTGACGTTGGGGCAGGCCAGCGAGGCCGACTTCGCGGCGGCAGACACCGATCCCGTGGCCGACGAGAGCGAGTGCGCGCTGCTCGACCGTCTCGACGCCGACGCGGCGACCGAGCGCCAGCGGGCGGCTCTGGCGCTTGCCGGGCGCGATCCGGGCGAGGCGGCGATCGATGCGCTCGCCGATCGCACGAGGGACGATCCCGAAGCCACTGTCCGTCAGTTCGCCGTCGAAGCGCTTGGCGAACTGGCCGAGTCGATGCCGGAAGCTGTAAGGTCGGCAACGGAGGATCCGGATCCCTGGGTTCGAGCGGAGGCGATCGTCGCGCTCGATCATCTGGATCGGGAGGGCCACGCCGACCGGATCGTCGACGCACTTGATGATGAGCACCACGCTGTCCGGCGGAACGCCGTCATCTCGCTGTGGAAGGGCCGCGGCGAGGACGTACTGCCGGAACTGCTCGGCCTGGTTGACGACGAGTCCGATCGCGTTCGGGAGTGGGTCGCGGAGCTCCTCGGTCGGATCGGCCATCCGGACGCCGAAGACGCCCTGACACAACTTCGGGCGGACGACGAATCGATCGTTGCCAAGACCGCTGCGAACGCACTCGATGGGGGCGATTCGATACCGGGACCGCCCGGCGGAACCGCCCCGGACGGGACTGATCCATCGGGAACCCGCGACCGATCACCACAGCTGTGA
- a CDS encoding TIGR04053 family radical SAM/SPASM domain-containing protein — MRPTDIDPSERPIVLIWELTQACDLACKHCRAEAEDRRHPDELTTAEGKQLLADATEFGDEQLVVLSGGDPLYRDDVTELVEYGTDQGLRMTLTPSGTASLTSERIEALASAGLRRMAVSLDGPDAESHDGFRQEAGSFEQTIAAARTAREKGLPLQVNTTVCGETVEDLPAIRDLVADLGAVLWSVFFLVPIGRGTVLDPISPERAEDVMAWLAEVQRDADFGIKTTEAPHYRRVALQRRQDGAGGRPPMGQQRHSSSGDRSTGITAGNGFAFVSHTGEVFPSGFLPQSAGNVRETSVVDIYRNGDLFERLRDPDELSGKCGACEFRFVCGGSRSRAFATTGDPMASDPLCAYVPEGYDGALPDGAPETAD; from the coding sequence GTGCGGCCCACTGACATCGACCCGAGTGAACGCCCGATCGTCCTCATCTGGGAGCTCACCCAGGCGTGTGATCTAGCCTGCAAACACTGCCGTGCCGAGGCCGAAGACCGCCGTCACCCCGACGAACTCACGACGGCAGAGGGCAAGCAGTTGCTCGCTGACGCGACCGAGTTTGGCGATGAACAGCTGGTCGTCCTCTCGGGGGGTGATCCGCTCTACCGGGACGACGTGACGGAACTCGTCGAGTACGGCACCGACCAGGGCCTTCGAATGACGCTGACGCCGAGCGGCACGGCCTCGCTGACGTCAGAACGCATCGAGGCGCTCGCCAGCGCTGGTCTCCGGCGCATGGCAGTCAGCCTGGACGGCCCGGATGCCGAATCACACGACGGGTTCCGCCAGGAAGCGGGGAGTTTCGAGCAGACGATCGCCGCTGCACGGACCGCTCGCGAGAAGGGCCTCCCACTGCAGGTCAACACGACGGTCTGCGGGGAGACGGTTGAGGACCTGCCGGCGATCCGCGATCTGGTAGCTGATCTGGGCGCGGTGCTGTGGTCGGTGTTCTTTCTCGTCCCGATCGGCCGCGGGACGGTGCTCGATCCGATCTCGCCCGAGCGGGCTGAGGACGTCATGGCGTGGCTCGCGGAGGTCCAGCGAGACGCTGACTTCGGGATCAAGACGACCGAAGCGCCGCACTACCGACGTGTCGCGCTCCAACGACGGCAAGATGGAGCAGGTGGTCGCCCGCCCATGGGGCAGCAGCGTCACTCATCAAGCGGGGACCGGTCGACGGGAATCACCGCCGGCAACGGCTTCGCGTTCGTCAGTCACACCGGCGAGGTGTTCCCGTCAGGCTTCCTCCCGCAGTCAGCCGGCAACGTCCGCGAGACGAGTGTCGTCGACATCTACCGCAACGGGGACCTCTTCGAGCGACTGCGGGATCCTGATGAACTCTCCGGGAAGTGTGGGGCCTGTGAGTTCCGATTCGTCTGTGGTGGCAGTCGCTCGCGAGCGTTCGCGACTACGGGCGATCCGATGGCGAGCGATCCACTCTGTGCGTACGTTCCAGAGGGCTACGACGGTGCGCTCCCCGATGGAGCTCCGGAAACCGCGGACTGA